CAGTTTGCTCCATTCGGTCCGGAAAATATGAACCCTCTTTTTAAAACCGAAAATGTTTTTGATAAAGGATTTGCCAAAATAGTTGGAGAAAAACATCTTAAATTAAACTTATGCCAAAACAGCAATAAAAACAAAATGTTTGATGCAATTGCTTTCAACAAAGCAGAAGTTCTTGATAAAGTAAATCAAAATTCACCATTTGCAATTTGTTATTCAATAGAAGAAAACGAATGGAACGGGGAAATAAAAGTTCAGTTAAATATAAAAGATTTTTTTTGTAAAATTTAATTTTAATATATTAGCGGTTTTATAGCAATTCTTAATGAAAAAAATACACATAAGATTAATTTTTCTGATTTCTGTCCGGCTTGCGATGCTTTTAGTCGCTCTGCTTATTCTTTATAAATTTGAATTATCAAAATTAAAAATAATAAAAAAAGATACTGAAGCGCAGAAAAAAGACATGTTTGAAAAGATTGTTCAATTGAAAGGACAACCTCTTGAAACATTTGCTTTTGATTATACATATTGGGATGAAATGGTAAAATTCGTGAAAGACCCGAATACTGAATCTGCAAAAAAATGGGCTGACGAAACAATTGCAACTGCTCTTGGTACTTATAATGCAAACTTTGTATGGATTTATGATTCAAAATATAAGTTAATATACACTGTAAATAATGTAAAAAATGAGCCAATATATCCTTTCGATGAATCATTGGTTAAGAAGATTTTCAGCAACGGGAAATATGCAAATTTCTTTTTGCGTTCTCCTTTAGGAATACTTGAATTACGTGCAGCTTCTATTCATCCATCTTATGACTATAACAGATTTACTTACCCAAAAGGATACTTTTTTGTAGCAAAATTATGGACGAAAAGCTATATGGACGAAATTTCAAAAATGACACAAACAAAAATTTCTATAATTCCCATAATAAATGACATTTTTGAAAATAATAGTGATGATAATGATATAATTCATTTTTCAAAAATTCTTTATGGTTATGATAACAAACCAATAATAAAACTTGATGTAAATACTCAGTCAGCTGCTTTACGTAATTTGATTGCCCTTACAAACAACACACTTTACGTTGCAGTTATATTTCTGGTTTTTGTAATTGCTGTTATATCAGTATTTTCAATATTTTCAATAAAAAGACCTATTTCTTTATTAATAAAATCGCTTCAAACAAAAGATACAACAATAATAAAAAATTTAATAAAAAAAGAAAAAAGTGAATTTGGAATATTAGCACGGTTAATTACAGCATTTTTTGAACAACAGAATTTGCTTATAGGACAAAAAACCGAATTGTCGGAAACTAAAATCAGGTTGCACGCTTTTGTTGACCATATTCCTTTTGTTGCATGGCTTAAAGATAAAGACAGTAAATTCATAACCGTAAATAAGCCCTACGCTAATCTAACAGGATATAAAATTGAAGATATTATTGGAAAAGATGATTACGATATTTGGCCTAA
The sequence above is a segment of the Bacteroidales bacterium genome. Coding sequences within it:
- a CDS encoding PAS domain S-box protein; protein product: MKKIHIRLIFLISVRLAMLLVALLILYKFELSKLKIIKKDTEAQKKDMFEKIVQLKGQPLETFAFDYTYWDEMVKFVKDPNTESAKKWADETIATALGTYNANFVWIYDSKYKLIYTVNNVKNEPIYPFDESLVKKIFSNGKYANFFLRSPLGILELRAASIHPSYDYNRFTYPKGYFFVAKLWTKSYMDEISKMTQTKISIIPIINDIFENNSDDNDIIHFSKILYGYDNKPIIKLDVNTQSAALRNLIALTNNTLYVAVIFLVFVIAVISVFSIFSIKRPISLLIKSLQTKDTTIIKNLIKKEKSEFGILARLITAFFEQQNLLIGQKTELSETKIRLHAFVDHIPFVAWLKDKDSKFITVNKPYANLTGYKIEDIIGKDDYDIWPKDFAEFNMKSDKEIFASKQQSYFDEKLPFIKNQPWYEVYKTPIINEKGEVIGLTGIARDISINKKADNFTKKQRDLIKIMLDSLQESIIISSVDGFILECNDNTLNLFKINSKEKILDTSIFQLFPENIKEQVIEDISFIMENGGTKDFTYNYFTKDGNKSSLKSRISLANDFEGKPSYLITKTKKLKDI